TTCCAACCAAAAAACTGACGAGTGCTAATAAGTAAACTTTCCACGTGCTTGTCATCAATTTACTCCTCTTTTTCAAGTTCATGTTATAAAGCTCTAATAATTTTAACAAATTTACATAATGAAATATTTGCATTTATAGATGCGTTATCGAAAAATAAAAACTGAACTTTATGTAGCATTCAGTTCTGATATTGGGAACCTTGCCGTCTGCGCCGGAAATGGTGGGGGGAATATTCTACGGGTTGAGCTTTTTTGGGCGATAGGCGCCACCTGTATGGCACGATAGGCTTGAAGCGGGATGGCGGCGAGGACCTATTCGCCGACTCTGCGGCTTTGACGGCGTTACCGACGTCACAACCAAGCTCCGCGCAGATCAAGGATGCTCATTGGCCCTCTCGAAATTGCCAACCATATCCTTGATGACCGGTCATGCCGCCAGCCATCCTAAGATGGCTATTACTATTATTCGATCTCCCGCTTGAGCAAAGCTATCGCTTCACGAATTTTTTCCTCATCCCTTTTGTAATAGGTGTACTTGCCGATGCGCTCGGTCTTAAGTAGCCCCGTTCGATGAAGAATCATCAAGTACTGGGATGCAGTTGACTGTGTCATGTTCAATCTCTCGGTCACCTGGCAGACACATACCCCGATTTTTCTCATATCAATCCCTTCATGGGGCGTAAAATGATTCTCAGGTTCCTTCAACCATTGTAGAATTTGCAGACGAGACTCATTGGACAACGCTTTAAAAACTTCAATTGGCTCCATACGCATAATTATATCGCAAATCGTCGATGCGTCAAGTCTGCGAGGAAATTAGGGATATAGCTCACTGCCGAGGTGATGGAGCGGAAACAAACTCCCCCGAGCCTATTGGGGGATATTGATCGTTTTTTGTCGCTCGATTGAATCGGATTTCATTAATATTATAGAATGTATAATAAAGCTGATAATTCTGACCAGACATTTCATTTTATTGGTGGTGATCATATGGAGTTTTATTTTAAAACAATCGGAACAAAAGTACATCTTTATCGCGAAGCCGGCCTCTTTGATGATGATTTAGGCGAACTAAAGGAAACTTTCACTAAGAAATTAAAAACCAATAAAATTTTTGGAGAGAATTTTGAACTTGAAGATATTTCCGGAGTATTTTCAAAAGGCCAGCGATATTCGATTAAGAGCACAAAGGGCCTAAGTGGTGTTTTAGAGAAAAAAAAGTTTAGCAACCGATATACTTTGAAAGAGAAATAAATTATTTTTCAAATTTATAGCAATCCGTTACATCTATCCAGACAGTCAAACCTTGATTGGCTGGATTTTTGCTATATCGTGCCGAAAACGGGGAATAGGGTGAGGATAAATCAGCCCCTGTTTTCGTCCACGCGATTGAGCGGGCAAAATCGGCTTCGTTACATTGATGCAGTCCGGGGCTTCCGGAGGCCAGTTCCTTTTGGAATCCCCAACAATAATACGGCGATATGCTGCCCTTTCCCGGAGCATATCGTCGTTTGTTGTCAGCAGCCCGCGTCACTGTCTGCGTGAGTTCCTTGTAAACTGACCTAAATGGGACTCCGAATGCCACATTTTATTTGCGCCGAAGTAGTCGCTTCCTAACGATTCAGAATGGATGATTTTCGTACTCTTTATTGTCTAGTGGTTGTCTAGTTTTTGTATAGTTCGCTGAAATATAATGTGGGGTACGCTGCGTAAGCTTGGCGTATTATGTCGTTTTACAGCAAGAACAGGCGAGGAAAGTCGAAGGAAAGGAGGGAGTTACTAAGCATGATCAAATGGCCTGCATGCCACGGCGCTTACCTGGTCATCTAGAATTCCGCAAGATTTCGATGATGTAAAGGGCCGCTGGGATCAAGCAAATACATATATCTATTCGCTTGTTATATCGGGCAGATGATCTTGTAATCGACAAATACTTCGGGAATGGAGGAGATGTTGTAATGAAACAAAAACGCAGTATAGGCAAAGCTGTACTATCTTTCTGTCTGGCAATTATGCTTGTATTGCAGACGGTGGCGCTCTCTCCCGCTGCATACGCGGATAGTTCGCCAGGCGATTCCAGGACCGAAGCCGTTAGCGAATCTGGCTCGCCGAATGCGGATGAACCATCGGTAACAGAGGCGGTGTACGATGCGCCGAACAATTTCTTAATGATGGCGGCAGCCGCGACGGATAAAACGGCGGTGCTGGTGAACGCCAATCCGAGGTTCAATCTTACGGTGAAGCAGGGTGATTCTGCGACGGTGATTCCGGCAGGCGGCGAGATTAACGGCCGGGACAACTTTACCCTTGCGCTGGCTGATATCGCCGTGCCGACTCAGGGCGACTATCCCAATGCTCCGCCCGAAACAGTAATTCAGCAGGGGGATTATGCCATCCTGGACAAGGCGACCCACTTCCCTGATGTGAATTTGACACCTGCAGGTCCTATGCCGATCAATCAGGGTAGTCTGAAAATTGCTACCGTCCAGTTTTTTGCCGATTCCATCAAAATTACGTTTGATGGCGCAGGGGTATATGACGGCAGTAAAAACAGCGTCAAAATCGGCTTTTCCGCTAATGCCAAGGCGGCGGATCAGAGCCCTGGCGGCGGCGGGAACATGACCATTTTCGGAGATGAGTTCAAATTTACCAACTCTTCGTTAGTGCCGATGTACCGTATCTGGACGGACACTACAAGCAAGAACTACTACAGCTGGATCAGCGGTGATGCCTTTCGGGAAGGAGCCGTTGCATGGCGAGTCATCGTAGCTTCCAATGACAAGGATGACCCGACCATTCAGATGAAGCTGGACAAGTTAACCGTTGTCGATACTTTGAAGGATGCCGGGCCGTACGTGGCCGGTTCTTTCAAGCTTTACAAGGCGAAGACGACCGTGGACGCTAGCGGTAATATCAAACAGGTGACGGCGCCCGTTGAAGTGCCGGGTGCGGGAGAGCCGATTATTGATCCGGTCAACGGGACGCTAACCTATACGCTCCCTGATGGCTTCGGTGACAGCGCCGCGTATCTCGACTTCAAAACGTGGATTCCCAAGAGCAAATGGTACAATGAATTCGACGGTATTAACGGAGGCCTTGTAAATAGTACCAGCGCTTATGTGGCAGCTAACACCAGTGCAACGCTGTTTGCGGAAGATGGAACTACCCCGCTGGCGGGACCACACGGTGCAATGGCGGCGCTAACCCCCGACTGGATTCAGCAATCGGGCGCTGTAGGCCCGAAGGACTCGAACGGGAACCGCCTGATTACATGGACGATTACGGTGAACCAGAGAAACTATCACCGCAGCGATACTCCAGTAGCCGGGCTGAAGGAGGTCACCATCACTGACGTGCTGCCTGCGGGGACGGAATTCTTATCCGCCACCTATACGGTGAATGGCGTTGACAAAGGGACGATTACACCCGTAAACAATGTTTTCAGCATTGGGGATACGGACGGACCTGTTCAGTTGACCATTGTCTCCAAGGTGACTGACACCGGTAAAAGTGAATTTACCAACGTTCCACGCGCCAACTGGAAGCTGGCGAATCCGCAGGGCATCGACTGGAATAACGATGCAACCGGAACGGCTCCTAATGGCGTAACGGCTACCACTAAGGTGACCATTGGTGCACATGCCTTCGGAAAAGGGACCGAGACACACACAAACCTCGCATACCCACTGAACAGCGTCGCCGGCACCAATTGGGCGATTGGTCTGACGCTTCAGTACGACCTGGATAATCCAATCGTCTATGATTTGCTCGTTCACGGCGATTCTCTCGACGTGTTGAATGATGTGGATGATGTGGATCCCAAATTCAAGGTAACGTCGGAAACTTTAGCTGCTATTAAGAGCAAAATCGACACCAAGCAGCTTTGGCAAAAATACCGCGAGGGCTCGCTGAACGTGAGCAATGGGCTGATTGGTGAGGTCATTCACTTGACGGTGAATGGCGAGCGGGTAGCGGATCTTATCAAGGTGACCGGGTTTAAAGGAGGAGTGAAGGGGGATGTATCCTTCGAATC
The window above is part of the Paenibacillus lutimineralis genome. Proteins encoded here:
- a CDS encoding ArsR/SmtB family transcription factor; translation: MEPIEVFKALSNESRLQILQWLKEPENHFTPHEGIDMRKIGVCVCQVTERLNMTQSTASQYLMILHRTGLLKTERIGKYTYYKRDEEKIREAIALLKREIE